CAAGGCAAACCTCTGAGTCTGATTTAAGAGTATAGCAAAATTTTAGCCCAGTTGTTGATCCACTATAAGTACAGTATAATAAATAAGTTCTTTCAATATGATTTTTCTTCATGTTTGCCTGATTAGGTGAAATCATGTTTgtgcattttcagcattttcaagGGGAGCGAGTGTCTTATCACGTTTAGGTTTAAGGACCAAGTCATAATTTCctgacacgttttttttttttttttttttgctagtctCTACACTTAATTTcacattctcattcatttttgcaaaactttGTTTGATTGTCTTACAATTCACATTTCACAATTCATCTCATTTTTATTCTGACTGCTGTTAGTCACATGTTTTGCTTCTATCTGTTAGATTCTCAGCATCTAGGTTTTCTGTGATAACCGCCTCTCACTCGCACATCACCACTATTGATTTTAGTGTCCTTCATTACATAGTTAAAAATGGGGCCAAAGGTTAAGTCATAAACTTAACCCATACTATGCATGCCTTAAAGTGTTAACCCTCACTTCGTGTGTCCTGCGCCCTTGTGTAGAGTGCTCCGTTTATTTATAATGAGAAAGAATTACTGTTGTGGCACATTCGTAACAACTGTATTAAAAGttgtaacaataaattacaaatttgttACTGACTGGATAGGGATTTCGCCATTGATGGACAGTTTGAAACCGGCCCATGAGCCTGTAGTTTGAGACCCATTTTGTAGATTCATACTGTGCaagtttgtttgcatgtgtccTTGAATCGTTATCCATGGTAGGTAGTCATTATAGATGTGCATATGTTAGTTTGCTCTTGTGTGCTTGTGAATCATTGTGTGTGTGATCCTGACCTTAGAAGCCCCTTCACTGAGGGATCTTGCCAGAGTGATTATGAATGTCATGTGTCATGGAAATCTGCCTTAGATGTGCTGGATCTCCTTCCTGCTTGGCTGGTACATTTACTGGATGACTCGTTTCCTGTCTAAACCCCGAAATACTGCTGCCTGTGCCTCGCACACCATAAAATTATGGGATTATGAAAGTATTATGACAGAATTCCTGCAATCCACACACAGCAGCTCATTCATTTGGGCCCGTCTCCATCTTGGTGGGCCTGCCAGTTGAACTGTCATACCGAAACTCACTTTAGATTAAGTTGTATAAAAAGCTCTACTACCTCTGGACCCGCTGTTACTGTGAACTGATGACTAAACTGACAACTGCTATTAAGACATTTTGCATTAGAATTAATGTTATTTGATGTACatgaatgtaatttaaatgtacatgagATTTTAAttggtaaattaaaattaaaagcagtAAATTAGTAAGGGGTAGTGGTTCACAGCatcaaatttataataaaaaatggctacaccatttttatttttagtttgagaAGCACTGTCCTTTAGGCTACTTATAGTGTGCGTTGCTGTGGCCAGAACTGTCCTTGGGGTGTTAAACATTCTAAATCTTGCTCAGCATCTTGAGGGCATGATTAGGGGTGGCTGTCACTATGAATGTTGCCATAGAGACAGGCACATGGACAGAGGGCAATATCAGAGAGTTGTGCTGCTGTCAGCAAAAGTTCAGCAAGAAATCGATGCTGCAATTAGCATAGGTTGTTATGAGGGCCAACAAAGCAGTGTATGTCCCTTCTCCTTTGTCATCCTTTTCCCCTTCCAAGGTCTTCTTTAGCTTAGTGGCTTAGCTTTCCTTAGTTAATGTGTGctctgatattaaaaaaaaaaaaaaaaaaaatggttaagtTGAAGGCTAAAACTGAAGgtttatgaatgtaaaatcatGCACAGATGTAGTATGCATTCAGGTTTGGTTGATGTGGTTACGCAAACCATAGTTTAACTTGTTAAATTATTCAGATGGTGTAAACTTTGCAAACAACTTAGCAATTACAGacatttctcaatttttttttcataaatatgctTGTATTTGTTTAACAACAGGTATTCAAGCtttatgttcttttctttttgtcttgcAGGTGATCAAAACTCGGACACGAACTTGGATCACCATTGATAGCGGAGACaaggctgaaataaaaagtattcGAAACTTCCTCCTAAAGGTAGGAGGAAATCATAGGGACCTATCCTATTTGAAGTACCCGGAACCATTTAGAAAACACCACCATACAAATGTGTACCCCTCCATCAAACAATCATAAAGACCTCACAGTAGATTAgcattagaaagaaaaaatgacagaCACAACAAATCGCCATCTGAGACACAAGTTGCAGAGCTTCGGACGACGTCTGGATGAGCTTGAAGAGGCCAGAGGCAAATTACAGAAAGCTGAAGATGAACTTCTTGACATTCAGGACAAAATCATTCAGGCTGAAGGGAGTAATTCCTCACTGCTCTCCGATGTGGAGACAATGCGAAAAAGATTGCTCAAAATTGAAGGCAAAGATGAAGAGGTCAGGAAAGCGGAGGATCTTTGTCGTGAGGTTAGAGAGAAATTAGATCAGGAAGAGACAATTACCAAGGATCTCAAAGTAGAGATTGAGCGTCTTCAGCGCAGAATGACTGAACTTGAGAAGCTTGAAGAGGCATTTGGTAAAAGCAAGTCAGACTGTACGCAGTTGTGCCTTAGTCTTAATGAGGAGAAAACCTGACCAAAAAGCTTGCAGCAGAGCTTGATGCCTTGAAGGCCCGTGTCAAGGAAGTGGATACCTCTGAAGCTCGACTAGACATGGCAGAAAAATCCCTTCTACTGCAGAGATGGAGAAACTAAAGAGTCTCACTCAGACATTGTGACTGAACGCAAAAGACTTCTGGAAAGGCAGAGAGAGGATGAAAAAATCATTCTCAAGCTGACTGAGAAGCTTGAACGTCAGAAAAACAAACTAGGCCCAGCAGACCACAGCCGATTTGATTCTAGAGATCTTCGAATTGAGGATGAGTTCTCAGATGGCCTTACGTCCAAACTGGCCAGGAAGAAGAGTTTTGACTACTTGAAGCATCCAGATGACCTAGATTTGAGAAATGAGTCAGAGAATGAGAAAAATAGCTTTGAGGGGCAAGAAGATAATAAGGTTAAAGACCTCAGCCAGGAAGTGGAAAGATTGAAGAATCGTTTGAAGCAGATGGAGTTAGTGGAGGAGGACTTGAAAAACATGGAATCCAAGAATGCTGAACTGACAGAAAAGTACCAGCAGGAGAGGAACCACAGTCAAGCTCTCCATGACCAGGTTGAGCAGATGAAAATGCAGCTCAATGGTTGCAGCAGTAGTAATGGAAACTCTGCACTTACCAGCACTACAAAGGTCCTGGAGAATGGCAAGGCAGAAAATGAAGAGATCCATGTACGAAGCTTCCGACAGGAGAAACCTAAATTACTGAACAAAAGTCCTGCTGCTTCTGAACCAGTCACCTCAAAGTACAAAAGCAGAGAGGCATCTCCTCAGCAGAGGCGAGAAACTAAGCAGAGGAACAAAGACCTTTGTCACTCTGCAGAAAGCTCCCCAAAGACTGTACGAAGGACTCTTAGTCCAGCACATAATGTTAGAAAAGGTATAAAGACTGGTGCTTTCAGTACTATTTCTGATAATGGGACAAAAGATGgaaagaaagatgaaaaaattGGAAGTGCCTTAAGTGCTCTCAATGAAAGCAAGAAAGTTTCAGTCCTTAGCCGCTATCCTCCAGCTGCTTATGACCAAAAGTCTTGGAAGCAACCGGTCAAGCAAAATGACAGTGATAGCAATAATAGTCGAACAGAGAAGTTGTCCAAGTACCCTGGAATTGATAGTAAATCAAACAACTCTGATGGGTCACTCATAAATTCAGCCAGTGCTGCTATCATTGCTTCACTTGAGAAAGGACTAACCGAACCTGAGAATTTAGATCAGGATGCTTCTGCAATGTTGAGTCTGTCCAAGGCAAATGGATCCTATACTGCTTACAGATCCCATGTATCTTCATCTGTTCCGAGTGATCATGGTTCTGATGGTCACTCCTCAGCCTCTGAAACCGAATCCATTGGTTCCAGACGATTGGCAGGTGGGCAAAATGACCCCCTGATGTCAAGCACAAGTGGAAGAACATCATCAAAGTACACTAGATACTCACGGCTGCAAGAATCTTACTCTGATGATTCCTCAAAGGGCCCTTTCAGTGAGGAGCAACACAGGCCTCTTACAAAGGAAGGTGATACCCAGGAAACGATGCATACTACCTCAGGTATTGAAGTCCGCAGAGTATGCAGCCCTCGTGAAGCCCTCCAGTCAAAAGCTGTCATCAAGCAAGCCATTGTTGAGATTGACAGAAAGGAAGTGATGTCAGGGGGAATCACAGAGCCTTTGACCACTAGTGGGAAACCCAAGATCTCCACTAAGCCAGTATTGACTAACAAGATGACCAGCAGTATCACCTTCTATCCCAATGACCCCAGCTCCTCTCGAACAAGCAGTCGGAGCAGTAGTTTATCAAGCGAGCCCCCTTCCAAGGAAAGGCACACTTCCACAAGTAACATTGTGATCAGTCCCAGTAGTGAGCACAGAGGTAGCATCTCTATACCTTACGAAATATCCATCCCTAAGAGTGAGATCACTCTACGTCAAGGTGAGACTGATACTGACTTCTCTGAAACTCACAGTTACCTTGAGACTGCTCCCGTGGAGGTAGCCCTCCTATCTCAAAGCAGTTTCAGCCTCCAGTCTTCAGAAGCTTCAGACTTGAACAATGACATTGAGTCTGGGTTTGAGAGCAGAAGTAGCAGCACCACCGTGACCAACTGGAAAAGCCACCACAACCACCACTCATATGATGACAGTTTGCCAGAAATAAGAAACGTCACTGTCAGGAGCACTTGGAGCAGCAGTGGGGCAGCTTCTGTGGATGAATCTGCTCGAGCACTCAGGCAAGATGGCTCAGAGGATGAGGGTGAGTCTGCAACCACCTGGAGAGCATATAGGGCAACTACAGTGTTGGACACTACATCAAATTCCAGCACTGTTGCTAAATGTGGAAGTAAACCCAGTCCAGGGGAAGTATATATGCATAGAATCAACAATGCAGCACCATCGGCCCATGATCTGGGACGACGGAACAAGAAGACTCCTTCACCAGAGAGAGCTATTGCACATGAGCCTGTCAGTGCACAGCTTCTACAAAGATGCCGTAAACAGCCCATGGTGAgtactgactttttatttttgaccatattcaataaaaatatgaagaTTCCATTCACAGACTGGACAAGTTTAGCCAtgctaactttattaaaaaaaaaagagataattttATAAACGTATTTAAcctttaaatgtttctttagacATTTATGTAACCTtttacagggctccagactgctaAAACGGTTGCATTTGTGACCAAAAATACTCATTTGCGAATTATATTTTTGCTGAGATTGCCACTGGTAAATTTTAAATTGACATGCTATGACAAAAATTTGCatttaatgccttttttcctactTGTTTTTATgatcacatcttttgttatgttgatgTAATAACGACATCTTTCAAaaagtcctcatctctgccgaaCGCCAGCGCTGATGGCACACCTGCTAAAAGCAGCTCCAATTTTCCTGCACGAGAGAGATTGAATATGACGGTGACATACGaagtaaaagtgcagaaaagcagTGTCTATTTTGTGCACAACTTGAGCAAACTACAAAAGGAAAGCCTGTGTAGCTGTGTGTGGACATATCGATAACAATTCTcgtttacaatatttttaacaattctAATTTATAATCGATACTATGGCTTCTTGTTATCAAGATCTTTAGTCTATATGCTTGGTTCTGTTAATGTGTGGGCTTCATATTATTTGTAGTGCACTTGCTGTCAAATCGCAATAAGCAATttctataaacaaagtaaaagctttaaaaatatgccaaattcataacgaaattcaaacaataaatgccgttttgtcACTCTTTAAAGTGGCGTGAGTGATCTTTTTAGCACCTCGTatttttctctttactaatatagtacaaaataaacatgaatgggcaccaaaaggtattttataagagagcccaCAGTACAACTTGCTGAAATGTCTCATGTTATTgcacattcagtgtttcaaactgtggAAAGcatgtaaagcttgtaaacaatgcCACCCCAGGCTCAGAATAACCATTTGGTGTCCATAAGCTCATtagtcagctaaaaaaaaaaaaaaaaaaaataaagaggataaatatatgcactatattaccTATTCATATTTTACTTAACCCGTTGTCTACATGATAAGAAAGCAAGAAGCTAAAGATACAATTCAACACAGATGTAATTTCATGTTACTTactaaaaaagacaaacagactggatgtgtgcatgcatatgacaacatttataggatgcattgaggaggaggCCAAACTACAATTTACTTATGTTcagcacttcttttttttttttttttgagctctcTTTTAATGTTCAGCATAGGTTCAGGTTTATTTTGAATTCTCATCATGATATTTGCTAGTTTGTTAGTATGAATGCATTTCTTGCAAATTGTAACCTTTTTACTGTATGAGATTTGCTCAGTCCACTGATGGTCGTTTTTCACCGTGGTCAGTTCTGATCAATGAAGATAAAGATAATCAGGAGCTAGTTATTGCTAGCTAATATTTCTGTGTAAGATATTGATAGATGTAAAGGGTGTTGAAAggacaggtcagaggtcatgccTTTGTTTTTAGCAAAGCTGTTAGTCAGGTCAACTGGCAGTTTTTGTCTCAGCAGCTTAACCAAATTGATTGTGGGGTCACCCCAGCAGTCAAAACAAAACAGGGAAAGCAGGCCCTTTTCACTAACTTTCACCCTTTTTCATTTACCGAGAGTACAAGTAAGAGAATAGAGCTGTATCCTATCAGTGCACCAATTACCATCATCCTTTCATTAAACATCTCAAACAGCCCAGCCCACAAATTTACCCACAAAGACCTAATTAAATCACTGAGATGGCCTTCAAACATGGCCCCTTCCTGGCACAcgacttcaaaaacaaaaactgcccCTTTTTCTTCAATCTCTCTTTCTCACGTTCTATTTCAtgccatgtttgttttctttgtctaTTGCTCTGATGGATGGCAAATGCCTGTTCGTTTATCTGAGAAAGCTGGAAGATTTATGCACAAGTGAATTCTAGCACTTTCATAACCAGAGGTCAGATCATTTGTCTTACTCTCTTCTCC
The sequence above is drawn from the Cyprinus carpio isolate SPL01 chromosome A17, ASM1834038v1, whole genome shotgun sequence genome and encodes:
- the LOC122148168 gene encoding LOW QUALITY PROTEIN: leucine zipper protein 1-like (The sequence of the model RefSeq protein was modified relative to this genomic sequence to represent the inferred CDS: inserted 2 bases in 2 codons; deleted 2 bases in 1 codon), whose protein sequence is MTDTTNRHLRHKLQSFGRRLDELEEARGKLQKAEDELLDIQDKIIQAEGSNSSLLSDVETMRKRLLKIEGKDEEVRKAEDLCREVREKLDQEETITKDLKVEIERLQRRMTELEKLEEAFGKSKSDCTQLCLSLNEEXNLTKKLAAELDALKARVKEVDTSEARLDMAEKSLTAEMEKLKSLTXDIVTERKRLLERQREDEKIILKLTEKLERQKNKLGPADHSRFDSRDLRIEDEFSDGLTSKLARKKSFDYLKHPDDLDLRNESENEKNSFEGQEDNKVKDLSQEVERLKNRLKQMELVEEDLKNMESKNAELTEKYQQERNHSQALHDQVEQMKMQLNGCSSSNGNSALTSTTKVLENGKAENEEIHVRSFRQEKPKLLNKSPAASEPVTSKYKSREASPQQRRETKQRNKDLCHSAESSPKTVRRTLSPAHNVRKGIKTGAFSTISDNGTKDGKKDEKIGSALSALNESKKVSVLSRYPPAAYDQKSWKQPVKQNDSDSNNSRTEKLSKYPGIDSKSNNSDGSLINSASAAIIASLEKGLTEPENLDQDASAMLSLSKANGSYTAYRSHVSSSVPSDHGSDGHSSASETESIGSRRLAGGQNDPLMSSTSGRTSSKYTRYSRLQESYSDDSSKGPFSEEQHRPLTKEGDTQETMHTTSGIEVRRVCSPREALQSKAVIKQAIVEIDRKEVMSGGITEPLTTSGKPKISTKPVLTNKMTSSITFYPNDPSSSRTSSRSSSLSSEPPSKERHTSTSNIVISPSSEHRGSISIPYEISIPKSEITLRQGETDTDFSETHSYLETAPVEVALLSQSSFSLQSSEASDLNNDIESGFESRSSSTTVTNWKSHHNHHSYDDSLPEIRNVTVRSTWSSSGAASVDESARALRQDGSEDEGESATTWRAYRATTVLDTTSNSSTVAKCGSKPSPGEVYMHRINNAAPSAHDLGRRNKKTPSPERAIAHEPVSAQLLQRCRKQPMSADDRESAPSSWRRQPGGDVEYDRSGSRGAWSSRNRTADGSRSWSDRHLDN